CGAATTCCTTTGAGCTCGACGATTTTTTTGATGTTGATTAATGTCGCCGGCTCCAGCAGCCCCTGCTTCATCAGAATCGTCAGGTGCGCCCCGCCGGCGAATACTTTCGCCTCGCCACCATGCTGCTTGAGCAGCGCGCAGGCTTCGGCGACGGTGCCCGGTTCTAGGTAGTCAAAGTTTTTCATTGATGGTCCATCGGATTAAGATTATCTCTCGCAAAGGCACCAAGGCGCGAAGTTAAGAAGAATAATTTTTTTTCCGAACTTGGCGTCTTTGCGCCTTTGCGAGAGTAATTCCGATTCCGATATCTAAATATACTTCACCTTGTCGACGCCGGGGATTTCTACTTTCTCGAATCTCCAGTGCTCTTTCAGCGGCGCGGTCGCGTCGATGCCCAAGCCCGCGGTGACGCGCGCTTCGGGACAAGAAGGGTCCAACGTCGAGCAGGCGATGCGCGGGATGATGATCGCGTCTTTGTCGGCTTGAAAGCGCGTCGCCATCGCCCAGTCCACTTGCATCGGATCGAACGGATCGATGTCGTCGTCGACGACGATCACTTGCTTCAAACCGATACCCATCGACAGCAGCGCGAGAATCACGTTGCGCCCTTCGTTCTCGGCGCGCTTCTTGATGGAGACAATCACGTGATGACGAAACGTGCCGCCCGGCGTCATGTTGACGCCTTTCACTTCTGGGACGATTTTCCGCACTTCGCGGTAAACCACCGCGGCGTTGCCGTATTCGATCAGCGTGTGATTCTCGGTCACCGGCATGCCGGTGAGCGCAGTCTGCCAGATCGGATTTTTGCGCATCGTGATCGCCGTGACTTTCAACACCGGCGCTTGTTTGGCTTCGCTGTAACAGCCGGGATATTCGCCGTAAGGTCCGTCCGGCACGCGCTCGCCGGGAATCGTCACGCCTTCGATAATTACTTCGGCGAAGGCGGGAACTTCGACATCGATCGATTCGCATTTGACCAATTTCACCGCCGCGCCGCGTAGTCCGCCGGCGACGTGAAATTCGTCGATACCAAACGGCACCCGCGCTTGCGACGCCACGACGATCGCCGGATCGACGCCAACCGCGGTGGCGACTTCCAATCCCTTGCCCTTTTCCTCGGCCTTCAAAATCATTCGTCCTAGATGATGATCCGCCGGCGCCCAAAGCGAGAGCTTGTCCTTGCCGAGCACCAACATGCGGTGAATCGACATATTGCGGATGCCAGTGTCAGGATCTTTGCCGATCTGCATGCCGATGGTGACGTACGGCCCGCAGTCTTTGCTGGCGTGGGTGACGATCGGCAGCTTGGTCAGATCGATTTGATCGCCGGTCCATTTGATTTCTTTGCACGGACCGGTGGCGACGATCTCGGGAGGGATACGTTTGTCTTCCAGGGTCATGTAGCGTTCGAGCAGTTCGTCCTGGGGCACGCCGAGGCCGAGGGCGACCAATTTGCGCGTCGCGAACAACCCGCCCAGCACGCGCCAGCCGGAATAGTCTTTTACGTTCTCGAACAAAAGCGCCGGCCCCTCGATATCGGAAGTCTTGCGCATGCCGGCGGCGATCTCGTACTTGACGCTGACCTCGTCCTTGACCGTCTTCAACTGGCCCATATCGTCGAGATGCGCGAGAAAACCTCTTAGATCGTCAAACATAGAATGTCCTTTACTCTACTGAATCTAATATTCCCCGCTGCTTGCGGCGGGCACAACTAAATGGGGTTTCCAAAGGGGGCGAGCATCCCCTTTGGTCGCGAGCGGGGTTCATACCCCGA
The DNA window shown above is from Deltaproteobacteria bacterium and carries:
- a CDS encoding UbiD family decarboxylase; this translates as MFDDLRGFLAHLDDMGQLKTVKDEVSVKYEIAAGMRKTSDIEGPALLFENVKDYSGWRVLGGLFATRKLVALGLGVPQDELLERYMTLEDKRIPPEIVATGPCKEIKWTGDQIDLTKLPIVTHASKDCGPYVTIGMQIGKDPDTGIRNMSIHRMLVLGKDKLSLWAPADHHLGRMILKAEEKGKGLEVATAVGVDPAIVVASQARVPFGIDEFHVAGGLRGAAVKLVKCESIDVEVPAFAEVIIEGVTIPGERVPDGPYGEYPGCYSEAKQAPVLKVTAITMRKNPIWQTALTGMPVTENHTLIEYGNAAVVYREVRKIVPEVKGVNMTPGGTFRHHVIVSIKKRAENEGRNVILALLSMGIGLKQVIVVDDDIDPFDPMQVDWAMATRFQADKDAIIIPRIACSTLDPSCPEARVTAGLGIDATAPLKEHWRFEKVEIPGVDKVKYI